A section of the Parasteatoda tepidariorum isolate YZ-2023 chromosome 6, CAS_Ptep_4.0, whole genome shotgun sequence genome encodes:
- the LOC107441106 gene encoding growth/differentiation factor 8 — translation MMAFKILIVSFVFIFGSVNMSPFAPRTIEPDENEIRDLFYMSKQEELFLEENSVDNTVVEKVKTRILKGLNMTEPPRTFQPIPPLLHFIPQNNSWSGFIKSKTASKTSENGMSEFFLSELVPNTCFDQNVVRCIRFQIDLKGVKIVGKTAEIWLYKREGIRQFTISQLNKDSTIREKFKVTDLSKLAKWIRLDATVLLNSDVLDLEVSALALPIETGKDKNPVLIVKNSKTPQRNKRSPNLCEDGATHCCLKDYHISFKDIGWDSWIIEPSGYKANICKGSCENRMDMAENNHSSIMITLLSKGKIKIPDEIKNSIHCSPKEFKALPIIYIAESGIKIITNLPNMTVTHCACR, via the exons ATGATGGCTTTCAAGATCCTGATTGTTTCTTTCGTGTTTATTTTTGGAAGCGTGAATATGTCTCCGTTTGCCCCTCGAACAATAGAACCTGATGAAAATGAAATCAGGGACTTGTTTTACATGAGTAAGCAAGAAGAGCtgtttttggaagaaaattctGTCGATAATACCGTTGTCGAGAAAGTAAAAACACGAATTTTGAAAGGTCTCAATATGACAGAACCACCGAGAACTTTTCAACCCATTCCTCCACTTCTGCATTTTATTCCACAAAATAATTCGTGGTCTGGTTTTATCAAAAGCAAGACTGCATCTAAAACCAGTGAAAATGGGATGAGTGAGTTCTTCTTATCAGAACTTG TTCCAAACACGTGCTTTGACCAAAACGTTGTCCGTTGCATCAGATTCCAAATAGATTTGAAAGGCGTGAAAATTGTTGGTAAAACGGCTGAAATATGGCTGTACAAAAGAGAAGGCATCCGACAATTTACGATAAGCCAATTAAATAAGGATTCAACAATCAGAGAGAAATTTAAAGTCACCGATTTATCAAAATTGGCAAAATGGATAAGATTAGATGCTACAGTACTTTTAAATTCGGACGTTCTAGACCTTGAAGTTTCAGCACTAGCTCTTCCAATAGAGACAGGAAAAGACAAAAATCCtgttttaatagtaaaaaatagcaaaacgcCACAACGAAACAAACGATCGCCAAATCTCTGCGAAGACGGAGCAACACATTGCTGCTTGAAAGATTACCACATATCCTTCAAAGACATTGGATGGGATAGCTGGATTATTGAGCCAAGTGGATATAAAGCAAACATTTGCAAAGGATCGTGTGAAAATCGAATGGACATGGCGGAAAACAACCATTCTTCGATCATGATCACCCTGCTGTCCAAAGGCAAGATAAAAATAcctgatgaaattaaaaatagcatcCACTGTAGTCCAAAAGAGTTTAAAGCATTGCCCATTATCTATATCGCTGAATCagggataaaaattattactaatctACCTAATATGACTGTAACACATTGTGCTTGTCGCTAA